The DNA window AAGGTTTTACAGTAGAGTTTTCACAAAACACTATGATTACAGCTGGTTTCACCAACCTTCCAAAGACTCAGACTCAATACGGAAACGGTTCTCATGGAAAATATGAATTCTGGGATGGTGCAGATGGAGGTGTAAATGATGGTGATATGATCTGGGGACCTAAATTTGTTCCAGGATTACAAATAGCACAATGGAATAGTCCAATTAGAGATAAAACAACAGGGCAGGTTATTCCATGGTATGGCACTGTAGCAGGAAGCCAGTACAATGACAAATCAAGATATGAAAGAGTTCCTATCGATTGGGAATATCATGATAACTTAAATACTTTTTTAAAACCAGCAGTTATCAATAACAATAGCTTTTCTATTAGTTATAAAAATAATAAAGACACCTACAGACTTTCCGGTAATTTCATGAATTATGATGACAGAATTCCGGAAGCTTATTTACAACGTTATGGAATAAATTTCTCTTCTGAAAATCATATAACTGACAAGCTAATCTTTGATACGAAGTTTAATTTTAATCAAACTTTTACCCCAAACATTCCTAATTACGATTACAATCCAAGTGGGCATATGTATACCATTCTTATCTGGATGGGAGGTGATGTAAACGGAAAAGATTTAAAAAACCACATGTGGGTTCCTGGTCAGGAGGGACGAACACAGGCTAACTGGAACTACGCATGGTACAATAACCCATGGTTTGGAGCAAATTATTACAAAAATAAGAATAGAACCGATGTGATCAACGCACAAACAGGTTTAGAATATAAAGCAACTCAGGATTTCTCTATTAAAGGTAAAATATCTATTGTTGAAAATCACAATACGCAAGAGATCTTAAGTCCTTATTCATATTTCAATTACAGTGCACCAAGAAGTGGAGGATATCTTTTGAATGACACAAAGACATGGAATCTAAATTCTGATTTTTTAGCCACTTATAAGAAAAAGATCTCTGAGAACTTTGACTTTACAATTAATGCCGGAGCTTCAACATTTTACTATAAGAACGATGTAGATAATGCTTCAACAGATGGATTAAAAATTCCTGAACAATACACACTAGACAATTCTGTGGGAGCGGTAAAATACTATGACTATCTTAAGGAAAAGCTAATTTACAGTGCGTACAGTACCATAGATATTGGCTTATACAATGCATTCTTCATTAATGTGTCCGGACGTAACGACTGGTCTTCTACATTGCCAAAAGCTAACAGGTCTTATTTCTATCCTTCTGCTTCATTAAGTGCAGTGATATCGAATCTCGTTAAAATGCCTGAAGCTATTAACCTGTTGAAGCTATCTGCTTCATGGGCGAAAGTGGCTTATGACTTTCAGCCTTACTCGATCAGAAATTATTATTTAAATAATGATGGTATTACTTTCAATGGAAATCCTACCAATTATTATCCAACAACCTTAAATTATGAAAACTCTCTGAAACCGGAGCAAACCAAATCTTATGAACTAGGTTTAAGTGCAGGTTTGTTTAAGAACAGAGTAACATTAGATGCTACTTATTTCAGAACATTAGATTATAATAATATCCTTCAGTTTCCAAGTGCAGAATCTTCAGGCTTTAAGTCTCAATATGTAAATGGTAACGAATATACCACAAAGGGAGTCGAGATTTCCTTAGGGCTGGTTCCAGTAAAGACGAAAGATTTTATGTGGAAATCACTGATCAACTGGAGTAAGTACGAACAGAAACTAACATCTATCTATGAAAACATGCCTAATTACAACAACATTAAGCTAGGCGAAAGAATGGATAGTTATTATGATTATACGTGGCAAAAATCGCCGGATGGAAAAGTAATTCTGAATGCAGAAACCGGAATGCCAACAAAAGCGAACACTCCTACTAATCTTGGACATTTCAACCCAGACTGGACTTTTGGATTTAATAATACATTCAAATACAAAAAGTTGAGTTTAAACATTGGCATCGATGGAAGTATTGGGGGAGTAATGAGATCTCAGGTTGTGGAAAAAATGTGGTGGGGAGGAAAACATCCTAATTCTGTGGCATACAGAGATGAGGAATATGCTAATCCGGGTACTTATTATTTTGTACCGGATGGCGTAAATTATAATGCTGCTACCGGTACTTACACTCCGCATATAAAACCTATCAGTTTCCAGGACTGGGCACAAAATTACCCTTATCAGGCAAGGGTAACAGAAGATGAAAGTGAAGAATTTGCCAATGTTTTTGACAGGACTTTTATAAAATTAAGATCAGTAGTTCTGGAATATGATTTCTCTTCTTTGTTAAATCCAAAAGGATTTGTAAGGAATTTTACTGTAAATGTATCAGCCTATAATCTTGCCATGTGGAAAAAATCAAAAAACCTCTACTCTGATCCGGACTTCCAGGTAAAAACAGGAAATGACATTCAGGATCCTTCAAGCAGATGGTTTGGAATTGGATTCAATCTTAAATTTTAATTAAATAACATTTCAGTCAAAATGAAAAATATTATAAAATCATTAGTTGTTATAGGAGCTTTTGCACTTACTTCGTGTGAATCAAATCTTGATAAGATCAACGAAAACCCAAACGATCAGGCTACTATTGATCCTAAATCTCTTTTAACCTATGTTTCAAAATCGGCTTTTCAGGTAAACGGAGATAATATGTATGCATCAAGAATGTTGATCGGAATCGATGGTGAAAATTCATATCAATATATGAAATGGAATGATTCTTCTTTCGAAGCCTATACGGGTGGTCTTCTGAATACCGTAAAAATGATGCAGGAAGCGGAAAGGATCAATAATAAAAATTATATCGCTATAGGTAAGTTTTTAAGAGCCTATTATTTTTTTAATCTAAGCTTAAAATCCGGAAGTATTCCTTATTCAGAAGCAGTAAAAGGAGAATCAGGAATTACCCAGCCTAAATATGACAATCAGGAATCTGTAATGTCAGGGATTTTAACAGAGTTGAAAGAAGCGAATGATCTTATTAATACCACTGATAAGATAGAAGGTGATATTATTTATAACGGTGATGCAATGAAATGGAAGAAATTAATCAATTCTTTCCGATTGAAAATTTTAATTACACTTTCAAAAAAGACAAGCGTTGGAAACTATACGATTGCAACAGAATTCGCCTCGATTGCAGGAAGCCAGCCATTAATGTCTTCCATTGCTGATAATGGGGAGTTAAAGTTTGCAGACGTTGCTGACAGCAGATATACCATGTTCAATAACAGTGGTTATGGTTCAAGTTTGTATATGGCAGATTATTTTATTAATCTTTTTAAAACCAGACAAGATCCCCGTTTGTTCACTTTCGCAGCTCAAACTACGTCAGCTAAGGAAGCAGGAAAACCGGTTACCGATTTTACAGGATACAATGGTGGAAATCCTACCTCACCTTATTCTGATAATGCCGCATTGGTTGCTGCGAAAAATATTTCTAAGATCAATGACCGTTTCTATAAAGATCCAACAAACGAACCTTCTTCGGTATTAAGCTATCCTGAATTAGAATTCATTTTAGCAGAAGCTACAGCAAGAGGATGGATTTCAGGATCTGCAAAAACTCACTATGAAAATGCTATCAAAGGTAGTTTTAGTTTCTACCAAACCTATGTAAAGAATCCGAATCTTTATTTTGCAGGTTTTAATGTAAATAATTATTTAACGACTTCTTTAGTTTCTTATGATAATTCAGCTTCGTTAGCCAGTCAACTGGAAAAAATTATGACTCAGAAATACATGACGATGTTTCATCAGTCACAATGGACATCTTATTATGATTATCTGAGAACTGGTTTTCCTAATTATCCTTTACAAACCGGAGTTTCTGCGCCTTTACGATTCAGATACCCACAGACAGAGTACAATTACAACAGTGTAAATCTGAAAGCTGCACTGGCCGCACAATATGGAGGAACTGATAATATCAATTCTAAACCTTGGTGGTTACAATAACAATTTAACATTTTAATCTACATAAAAGAAATCGCAGGAAATATTATCTTGCGGTTTCTTTCTTATTATAATTCAACATGAACAGAAAAGAATTTTTAGCAAAGTCAGGGCTTTTATTAGCAGGTCTTGGAACTTCAAGTGTTTTACATCCTTCAATTTTAAAAGCATTAGCTATTGAACCTGCTGCTTTATCTACATTTTATGATGCCGAACATGTCGTTATTTTGATGCAGGAAAATCGTTCATTTGACCATGCTTTTGGTTCATTAAAGGGTGTAAGGGGATTTCTTGATAAAAAAGCTTTCGTAAAACAGGATGGACATTCTGTTTTCTTTCAGAAGGGTAATGATGGAAAATATGCTTCCCCTGCCCGTTTGGATCTAAGAAACACAAAATCTACATGGATGAGCTCACTACCACATTCGTGGTCGGATCAACAAAAGGCTTTTAATAAAGGAAAATATGACCAATGGTTACAATCAAAAGCTTCAGGAAATAAAGATTATAAAAATATCCCACTTACTTTGGGATATTATAATCGTGAGGATCTCCCGTTTTATTATCAGTTGGCAGATGCGTTTACGATATTTGATCAATATTTCTGTTCTTCCCTTACGGGTACTACTCCGAACAGACTTTTTCATTGGTCGGGAACTCTTAGAGAGCAGCAAAATGGTAAAGTAAAAGCTAATGTCTATAATGAAAATATAGATTATGATAAAAACCATCAGGCAAGATGGAAAAGTTTTCCGGAAATATTAGAAGAACAAAATGTCTCATGGAAAATATATCAGAATGAAATCAGTCTGCCAAAAGGAATGTCCGGAGAACAGGAAGCATGGCTGAGTAATTTTACAGATAATCCTATAGAATGGTTTTCAGCATTTAATGTAAAGTTTTCCGAAGGATATTATAAAAATATTCCAAATGTTATTAATTATCTGAAGCAGGAAATTGAAAAGAATCCCAGCCATAAAGAAAGATTAGAAGATCTGATCACAGAGCTTCAGGAAGATCTGGTTAAATATCATCCGGATAATTATTCAAAATTATCTCAAAAAGAAAAAAACCTCCATGAAAAAGCATTTACAACCAATTCCGGAGATCCCAATTTTTGGAATTTAGAAATTGGAAATGATGAACATGGTGAAAGATTGGTAGTACCAAAAGGAGATGTACTATTTCAGTTCCGCAAAGATGTTGAGGAGAAAAAACTGCCACTGGTTTCATGGCTTGTAGCTCCAGAACATTTTTCCGATCATCCCGGATCACCATGGTATGGAGCGTGGTATATTTCAGAAGTTTTAAATATTCTTACCAAGGATCCTGAAACGTGGAAGAAAACCATTTTTATTATCAATTATGACGAAAATGATGGATATTTTGATCATGTTTTACCTTTTGCTCCACCATTAAATCCAAGTCAACCTGTCGATATGAATGGAAAAGAAGGGGTAGATTATGTCAACAAAAATCAAGACTACATGGCTGACCGTAAATTAAAAGACCATGAGCGTATTGAAGGAACAGTTGGTCTGGGTTATAGAGTTCCTATGATCATTGCATCTCCATGGACGAAAGGGGGATTTGTAAACTCAGAAGTTTCAGATCATACTTCTGTCTTACAGTTTCTGGAAAAATTTATTAATAAAAAATTAAATAAAAATGCCACAGTAGAAAACATTAGTGATTGGAGGCGGGCAATTTGTGGAGATTTAACTTCAGCTTTTAATTCTTCAAATATTAAAGCACCACAGATGGATTATTTAAATCAAAAAGAATATGCAAAAACCATCAATGCGGCCAAAAACAAACCTGTTCCAAATTTGAAGTGGCATTCAGAAAATGAGCTAAACAGCAGTTTATTGGAAATTCAGGAAAGAGGAACAAGACCTTCCAATGCATTACCGTACAACTTTATTGTTAATCTAGATGGTGATCAAATTAAAATGCAGAACTTGAGGGAAACCGGAATTCCTTTATTGATCTATGACAGATCAAAACTAGATAGTGAAAGCTATTACTTTTCATATGCTCTTTATTCAAAACAGGAATTATCACATTCTTTAAATCTGGATCACTATAATTACGAAGTTTTTGGTCCAAATGGTTTTTATAGAAATTTTAAAGGAGATCAACAACCTGGATTTGAAATACATTTATTAAATGATACGAGGAATAATGAAGTTCAGTTACTTTTCAAAAAACATATAAAAGAAAGTATTTCTGTTATAATAAATGATATGTACGAGAAGAATCAAAGAAAAATTACTTTAAACAAAGCTCAGGAAACGATCATCATAAATCTTAATAAAAATAAAGGCTGGTATGACTTGAAAATAACCGAAAATGATCATATCTGGCAATTTTCGGGCAGAATAGAAACAGGAAAAACATCGATCTCTGATCCTCATTGGATGTAATAATATACATTTAAATAAAACTTAAGCCTTACCTTATTTGTGTAAGGCTTTTTTGTGCGCTACCAAATAATTTTCGTTCTTACATAGATCAAATAATAAAAATTTAGGCATTATTCTTGATGCCATTAAAATATTAAATCCAAGCTATGTGAGTAAATATATACTATGCAACGCATACTGGAAAGTAAATTGCTGTAATTATTAAAAAATTAAAATTTTCATTGTTTATCTTAATTTCACTAACTTCACTTAAAATTAACTATAACTAACTATCATGAAAAAATTTAAGTTTACATTATCACTTGCTTTAATTGCCCTTGCAATTTCGGCTAATTTAAGTGCACAAGACACTAACACTGACAATCACACCATCTCGGTTACGATTCCCGAAGTTGCGCTAGTAGATATTGAGCCTGCAGCTACAAAAAACATTACTTTAGGTTTTACGGCTCCAACAGAAGCAGGGTTACCAATCATTCCGTCCACTTCAAATAATACACTTTGGTTAAACTATTCCTCAATTAAATCAGTTGCAGATGCTACCCGTAATGTTTCTGTAAAATTAAATGCCATAATTCCAGGAATAGACATCCATGTTACAGCTGCTGCTGCTGCTGGAGCAGGTGCCGGAACATTAGGGACACCATCAGCACAATTAACTTTGAGTGCAGCAGATCAAACAATTATTTCAGGCATTGGCAGTGCGTATACAGGAGATGGAGCTAACAACGGACATAATCTCACCTATGCTTTAGCAGCCGGAAGTGGTCCTGGTGGAGTTGCAAATTATGCTGATCTTCAAGCAACAGCTACGGCTGTCGCTACAGTGACCTATACCATTTCGGATAATTAGAAGCTAAAAATCTTATATAATTTTAGTAAGAAGAGATCATACAGATTATTTCTTCTTACTATTTTGTTGCCGTGTTTTAATCTCAAACTTTACATAATTATGATAAAGCGTATTTTCATTTTTACATATCTTCTTTTACCACTTGTATTTTTACACGCGAGTATTGTAATTCTTAATGGTCTTACTCATAACTATAAAGTAGAAAACGGGCAGGTTTATAAAGGAAAAATTGCAATAGAAAATACAGATAATAAACCTCAGAGCATAAAAATATTCTTACAGGATTTTACCTATCAGGCAAATGGAACTATAAGTTATACTGCACCCCATACGAATGAGAAGACCAATTCGGATTGGATCAAACTTAATACGAATTACCTTAGTCTAAAAGCCAAAGAAAAAACAGAGGTATATTATGAGATTACTGTACCTGACCAAATTTCCGAGGCTGGCAGCTACTGGAGTGTCATCATCGTAGAACCAGTAGATGATATAAAACCAAGTAATAATAGTGCAGGAGTCAATATAACGTCTATTGTTCGGTATGCCATTCAGGTGATTACCGATTATGATTCTGAGAAGTTAAGACCTGACCTTAAATTCGAAACAGTGAAAATTGACAAGGAAGAAGGTAAACAATTATTAAAAATTGCAATTGCTAATAAAGGGAAAATTTATTGCAAACCAACAGCATCTATTGAGATATATAATAGAAAAAATGGACAAAAAATAGGCAATTTTTCAAGCCAGGCGATGGGATTATTACCAAGCACATCGAAATCCTTTTACATTGATATCAGTAAAGTTCCACCTGATAAATATAATGCCGTCGTCATCGCAACAGATGAAGACGAAAATGCTTTCGCCCTCAATGTGGAACTAGAAGTAAAAAATGATTAAAATTTGGGCTTTATATCTCTTCATACTCCTCCCAGTACTTACTTTTTCTCAAAAACAACCTAAAGAATTTGTCAGCAAAAAAGATAGTCTACTTCCGGGAACGGCTACTTCTGTTTCGTTTACTTTAGAAAATAAAACTTTAATAAACAAGACTTATGATATTCGTATTGAAACTTCCAATCCATATATCAGACCTATTTTAAATAGAAATGAATTGACAATCCCTGCGGAAGAAAATACGGTGTACATTGTTCCTTTAAGAATTGCAACTGAAACTCCAAAAGGAGTATATAATGTAAGATTATATGGAACAGAAAAAAGTGATGGTGAACAATTCATCAAAACACTGGAAATAGAAGTTGTTGGAAATAGAAAACTTTCCCTTACCGCAATAAATTCTCCAGAGTTTGTAAAAGCAGGTGAAACCATTACCTCTTCTTTTTTATTAAAAAATAGTGGAAATGTAGCCGAGAAGCTCATACTGGAAAGTAAAAATGCTGTTGTGGATCATGAAGCTTCCTTACTTTTACCACCCGGTGAAACTAAAATAATTAACATCGCTAAAAATACAAATCCTGATTTGGGAAAAAATGAATATCAAAATCTCAATCTTTCTGTATATTCAATAGACAATCCCAAGGAAAATCAAACCGCTTATAGCAGTACCAAAATTATTTCTGTTAAACCTACTGAAGACGATATATATCACCGGTTACCTGTTTCAGCTTCTTTAGCTTTTATAGGAATGAAGAACAGAGGGATTTATCATGATGGTTTTCAAGGAGAATTATATGGTAAAGGTACCCTAGATAAAGAAAATAAAGGAATACTAGAATTCCATGCAGTATCTTCGAATCCTGTTGAATTTAACTCTTTTACCCAATATGAAGAATATTTTATTAATTACAGGCGTGATAATCTCTTTGCTCATTTGGGAGATAAAACTTATTCTTCATCTTATCTTACAGAGTTTGCCAGATATGGCCGTGGTGTAGAATTACAGTATAATTTCAAAAAAATAAGTATTGGTGGCTTTTATAACCATCCAAGATTTTTCCGTGATATTAAAGATGAATTTAATGTTTATTCAAAATTTAAAATCAATAAAGAATCAGAAATTACAGCAGGATATTTATATAAAATACCAAGAACCGGAGACGTCAAATTAAGTTTAAATGATGTCAGATTAGATTCTAATGCTCATCTTCCTTATGTAACAGGGAAATTCAAACTTGATAAGCATCTGGATGTATCCGGAGAACTGGCCTACAGCAAAACAGATAATACAGACGGTACTGCTTACATGGTACAGGTTTTGGCTAGCTATGAAAAGTTTAACGGAAATATCATGTATATGAGAGCGAGTCCTCAATTTTCCGGATATTTCACAAATACAAGTACTTTCAACGGGAATTTGCAGTATAAGGTATCAAGAAGGCTCAGTGTATTTGGAAACTATGTACAGGATGCAAGAAATTTTCAAAGAGATACTCTATTTTTAGCCGCGCCTTACAGGAAATTCTTTCAGTATGGTATCAACTACAAATACATGAAGACTGGTACTATAATGCTTTATAATGGATATCAAAGATATCAGGATCGTTTGGAACCAAGGCAATTTGATTATTATGAGAGATTTTTCAGGGTAAGCATCGACCAACAAATTGGTATTTTTCAGGTAAACCTTCAGGGGCAATTCGGAAAAACAGAAAATTATCTTAGTGAATTTAGCGGAAATTCCAGTTTTTATACTTTTAATTTAGGTTTTGAAAAATTTAAAACTTCCTTTAATGTATTTGGAAGCTATGCTGTAACTTCTCGTTATCAGCTACAAAATCAAGATCAATTTTATTATGGTGCCCGTATTATCAGCCGGTTTTCTTCAAAAACTGATCTTAGCATTTTTTACCAGAACAATTATATTCCAGAAGAATATTTTACCGATCGAAATCTTTTTGAAGTTCTTTTTCATCAACGGATCTTTCCCGGACATGAATTAGATGCCTCTGGACGGTACGCTTTACAACGGGGAGAGCTAGGAAACAAAGATTTTATATTCTCAGTTCGCTATACTTGGCGTCTGAATGTTCCAGTTCAAAAAACAGCTGAATACACTACTTTATCAGGAAACATAGGTAATCTTGGTGTAAAAAAAACAGAGGGCATAAGACTTATGATGGGGAACTATCTTTCTATGACTGATAAAAATGGCAATTATATATTTAAAAATGTAACCCCAGGAGATTACATAATAGAAATAGATCGATCAACAACAGGGATAAACGACATTGCTGATATTAGTATTCCTGCATCGGTATTGCTGACCAATAAGGAGAATATTTTTAACTTCGGATTGACGACTGCCGCAAACATTCAGGGACATATTGAATTGACAGAAAATCAGGAAAGCAATCAATTCAGTTTTGCTCATTTTCAACCTAAAAAGGAAAAAAAGAAGCGGGAAAGCATTATAATAGAAGCATCAAATGGAGAACAGACTTATCGTAAAATAGGATTTATAGGTGAGAATTTCGATTTTACTTATTTACGACCGGGAGACTGGACTGTAAAGATATATCGTAATGGATTGGATAGACGTTTCAAAATTTCAATGGACACTTTTCGTTTTGCCTTAAAAGCTTCTGAAACTAAAAAGTTAACCATTAATGTTATGAAACAACAAACTGAAGTAAAATATCAGCAGGAAAGTATTAAAGTAGGCTATAATGAAATAAAAAAACAAAAATGAGATCAGTTGTTCCCCACATATTATCTATAATTTTCTGTATACTATCCGGTAAACTGTTTTCACAAATTAATGTTGCGACTACATTACCCATTGTCACTTTATTGGATATAGAACCTACAGGCAATATTGTTTTAAGCTTCGTTGCTCCCACCCAGGCAGGATTATCTATAGTAAATCCTGCGGTCAATACAACCAAATGGATTAATTATACTTCTGCGATAGCATCAGGAGGCGCTACAAGAAGAGTTACTGCGTCAGTTAATCAGGTCATTCCTGGTATCAACATCAGATTACAGGCTGCTGCAGCTTCAGGTGCAGGCGGTGGCACTTTGGGAACTCCTTCGGCTCAGGTTACACTTACAACGACACCGATTACTATAATCAGTGGAATTGGTGGAGCATTTACAGGAAATGGAGCTAATAATGGTCATAGGCTTACCATTACCTTAGTGACTAATACATATGCCAACCTATCAGCTCGTACCAATACACCAGTCGTTATCACCTATACGATCACCGAATAAAATGAATGAAATGAAATATAATAATGATTTTTTGAAAAAAAAGATTTCTTTTATAAATAATATATCTATTTTCTTCTTGATACTGGCAGGTGGCTTTTGTAAAGGACAATCATTAACTGTAGGAGGAAGTAACTGGACAGTAAGTATTCCATCTATAACCGAAGCAGGAAGCAATTATGCAGGTAGTTATGAAAGTGCAGCCAATCAAATTCTATTGGCAGCAAGTGTTCCTTTGCTGCTGGGCAGTGCAAAGGTATCTGTACATTACATAGCAAATCCAACATGGAACAGTTCCTTAGGGCTAAATATTAAAAGAACAGGAAATGGCACCACCGTTTGTTTATTATGTACTATAACTGGAGGAATTACTTATCAGGCTCTAACAATTACTGATGTAGAATTATTTAGAATTGCAGCAGTACTAGCACTCGCATCTTATAGTAATATTCCTATACAATTACAGCTAACAGGTGTATCAGTAACAGTACCTGCGGCGGCTTATGGCAGTAGGGTGGTTTTTACTATAGGTTCTCTTTAATCTTAAAATGAAAACCTCAATCTTATCGAATGAGGTTTTGCATATTTTATATTTTTAATGTTTTGCCCACCAGAGTGGAGTAAGTACAGCATCTTCTGCTCCCAACAGTTGCACTGCTTTTTGATAACCTTCTGGATCCGAATTTCTAAAACTACTAGGATATCTAAGTCTTTGTGGGAAATTCTTAAGAGAATTGGTCATAAAATTGCCTGTTGTAATGGCCGGTAAATTAACCAATGGAGTTTCAATAGCTGGATTTTCAAAAAATGGCAATCCCAATCTTCTATGGTCATTCCATGATTCCAAAGGAAGCCATGGCATATTAGCTAAATACTTTTGAGTAATGATTTTAGTTAATTTATCATTTTTAAAAGCTCCGTTTTTGTAAATAGTATTAACCGGGTAATTAATGGTAACTGAAACAAGATTATTGCTGGCAGGGTCTCTATATTTCATCGTATGAGTTGATCCCGGTTCTGTAATATGCCCATAAGCAACGGAAGTTCCATCTCTGTTGTAATCAGTAGAAGCAATATATTGTCCGTAGAACTGAGAAACACTATTATAGATAAAGCTATCTTGTATCCCTTTATTATAAGCTGCTTCATCATTCATTGGTGTAGCCCATCCTTTTAAGGCTGCTTCAGCAATTAAGAAATAAGATTCCCAGCTTGCAAAAAATATTCTTGAGTTGGTACTCTCTCTATATTGCTTTCCCAAAGCAGGTGCACGACCAATTAATCCTCTTAATCCATTTCTTTGGCCTTTCTCAGCCCAGTTTCCAATTGCAAATGCATTCCAGGTATTTACAGCGTTTACAGTGATGGTTGTATTATTCGTAAATTGAAGATCCCCATAGTTTGTTTTAGCATCATTTGTATAGGTAGGATAAAGAGAATAAATAGGATTTGTAAAGTCTCCTGGAATATAAAATGTTTTAAACGCTCTTGGATCAATCTTATTTGGAATTCCATCCAGCCAATAGCCAGCAGAAGGATCATTGGTAAGTTT is part of the Chryseobacterium paludis genome and encodes:
- a CDS encoding SusD/RagB family nutrient-binding outer membrane lipoprotein, coding for MKNIIKSLVVIGAFALTSCESNLDKINENPNDQATIDPKSLLTYVSKSAFQVNGDNMYASRMLIGIDGENSYQYMKWNDSSFEAYTGGLLNTVKMMQEAERINNKNYIAIGKFLRAYYFFNLSLKSGSIPYSEAVKGESGITQPKYDNQESVMSGILTELKEANDLINTTDKIEGDIIYNGDAMKWKKLINSFRLKILITLSKKTSVGNYTIATEFASIAGSQPLMSSIADNGELKFADVADSRYTMFNNSGYGSSLYMADYFINLFKTRQDPRLFTFAAQTTSAKEAGKPVTDFTGYNGGNPTSPYSDNAALVAAKNISKINDRFYKDPTNEPSSVLSYPELEFILAEATARGWISGSAKTHYENAIKGSFSFYQTYVKNPNLYFAGFNVNNYLTTSLVSYDNSASLASQLEKIMTQKYMTMFHQSQWTSYYDYLRTGFPNYPLQTGVSAPLRFRYPQTEYNYNSVNLKAALAAQYGGTDNINSKPWWLQ
- a CDS encoding DUF916 and DUF3324 domain-containing protein, translated to MIKRIFIFTYLLLPLVFLHASIVILNGLTHNYKVENGQVYKGKIAIENTDNKPQSIKIFLQDFTYQANGTISYTAPHTNEKTNSDWIKLNTNYLSLKAKEKTEVYYEITVPDQISEAGSYWSVIIVEPVDDIKPSNNSAGVNITSIVRYAIQVITDYDSEKLRPDLKFETVKIDKEEGKQLLKIAIANKGKIYCKPTASIEIYNRKNGQKIGNFSSQAMGLLPSTSKSFYIDISKVPPDKYNAVVIATDEDENAFALNVELEVKND
- a CDS encoding phosphocholine-specific phospholipase C, which gives rise to MNRKEFLAKSGLLLAGLGTSSVLHPSILKALAIEPAALSTFYDAEHVVILMQENRSFDHAFGSLKGVRGFLDKKAFVKQDGHSVFFQKGNDGKYASPARLDLRNTKSTWMSSLPHSWSDQQKAFNKGKYDQWLQSKASGNKDYKNIPLTLGYYNREDLPFYYQLADAFTIFDQYFCSSLTGTTPNRLFHWSGTLREQQNGKVKANVYNENIDYDKNHQARWKSFPEILEEQNVSWKIYQNEISLPKGMSGEQEAWLSNFTDNPIEWFSAFNVKFSEGYYKNIPNVINYLKQEIEKNPSHKERLEDLITELQEDLVKYHPDNYSKLSQKEKNLHEKAFTTNSGDPNFWNLEIGNDEHGERLVVPKGDVLFQFRKDVEEKKLPLVSWLVAPEHFSDHPGSPWYGAWYISEVLNILTKDPETWKKTIFIINYDENDGYFDHVLPFAPPLNPSQPVDMNGKEGVDYVNKNQDYMADRKLKDHERIEGTVGLGYRVPMIIASPWTKGGFVNSEVSDHTSVLQFLEKFINKKLNKNATVENISDWRRAICGDLTSAFNSSNIKAPQMDYLNQKEYAKTINAAKNKPVPNLKWHSENELNSSLLEIQERGTRPSNALPYNFIVNLDGDQIKMQNLRETGIPLLIYDRSKLDSESYYFSYALYSKQELSHSLNLDHYNYEVFGPNGFYRNFKGDQQPGFEIHLLNDTRNNEVQLLFKKHIKESISVIINDMYEKNQRKITLNKAQETIIINLNKNKGWYDLKITENDHIWQFSGRIETGKTSISDPHWM
- a CDS encoding SusC/RagA family TonB-linked outer membrane protein is translated as MKKTLATFAIFLLPLYLTAQEINISGNVKSENGTSVSGVNITDKNTGKSAITDENGNFTITANPKDILEFFSPEYSSYSIEVSSRRQYSIVLKKVNEKQIEGVVITALGIAKKKEKIGYSTQEIGTKQFESITTPSIGNLFSGQVAGLNVSNPTGMQQAPEFTLRGNSNLVFVIDGVIVEKEVFQNLDPNNIDNINVLKGATAAALYGSRGRYGAVLITTKSAKKKGFTVEFSQNTMITAGFTNLPKTQTQYGNGSHGKYEFWDGADGGVNDGDMIWGPKFVPGLQIAQWNSPIRDKTTGQVIPWYGTVAGSQYNDKSRYERVPIDWEYHDNLNTFLKPAVINNNSFSISYKNNKDTYRLSGNFMNYDDRIPEAYLQRYGINFSSENHITDKLIFDTKFNFNQTFTPNIPNYDYNPSGHMYTILIWMGGDVNGKDLKNHMWVPGQEGRTQANWNYAWYNNPWFGANYYKNKNRTDVINAQTGLEYKATQDFSIKGKISIVENHNTQEILSPYSYFNYSAPRSGGYLLNDTKTWNLNSDFLATYKKKISENFDFTINAGASTFYYKNDVDNASTDGLKIPEQYTLDNSVGAVKYYDYLKEKLIYSAYSTIDIGLYNAFFINVSGRNDWSSTLPKANRSYFYPSASLSAVISNLVKMPEAINLLKLSASWAKVAYDFQPYSIRNYYLNNDGITFNGNPTNYYPTTLNYENSLKPEQTKSYELGLSAGLFKNRVTLDATYFRTLDYNNILQFPSAESSGFKSQYVNGNEYTTKGVEISLGLVPVKTKDFMWKSLINWSKYEQKLTSIYENMPNYNNIKLGERMDSYYDYTWQKSPDGKVILNAETGMPTKANTPTNLGHFNPDWTFGFNNTFKYKKLSLNIGIDGSIGGVMRSQVVEKMWWGGKHPNSVAYRDEEYANPGTYYFVPDGVNYNAATGTYTPHIKPISFQDWAQNYPYQARVTEDESEEFANVFDRTFIKLRSVVLEYDFSSLLNPKGFVRNFTVNVSAYNLAMWKKSKNLYSDPDFQVKTGNDIQDPSSRWFGIGFNLKF